A portion of the Vulpes vulpes isolate BD-2025 chromosome 5, VulVul3, whole genome shotgun sequence genome contains these proteins:
- the LOC112930550 gene encoding olfactory receptor 5AR1, which translates to MDKENHSVVTEFIFMGITQDRQLQIIFFVIFLLVYLVNVVGNIGMIILIIADTQLHTPMYFFLCNLSFVDLGYSSAIAPRMLADFLTDRKVISFSSCATQFAFFVGFVDAECYVLAAMAYDRFVAICRPLHYSTLMSKRVCLALMLGSYLVGLVSLVAHTSLTFSLSYCGSNIINHFFCEIPPLLALSCSDTYISEILLFSLCGFIEFSTILIIFISYAFILIAIIRMRSAEGRLKAFSTCGSHLTGVTLFYGTVMFMYLRPTSSYSLDQDKWASVFYTIIIPMLNPLIYSLRNKDVKAAFKKLIGKKPQE; encoded by the coding sequence atggataaagaaaaccaCTCAGTGGTGACGGAGTTTATCTTTATGGGCATCACTCAGGACCGTCAGCTGCAGATCATCTTCTTTGTGATTTTCCTCCTGGTCTACCTGGTCAATGTAGTGGGGAACATCGGTATGATCATCTTGATCATAGCAGATACTCAGCTTCACACGCCCATGTACTTTTTCCTCTGCAACCTCTCTTTTGTTGACCTGGGCTACTCCTCAGCCATTGCCCCCAGGATGCTGGCTGACTTCTTAACAGACCGCAAAGTCATCTCCTTCTCTAGCTGTGCCACCCAGTTTGCGTTCTTTGTAGGTTTTGTAGATGCTGAGTGCTATGTCCTGGCTGCCATGGCCTATGACCGTTTCGTGGCCATCTGCCGACCCCTCCACTATAGCACTCTCATGTCCAAGCGAGTCTGCTTGGCCCTCATGCTGGGCTCTTACCTGGTCGGCCTGGTGAGTTTAGTGGCCCATACTTCCCTCACCTTCAGTTTGAGCTACTGTGGTTCCAATATTAtcaaccacttcttctgtgaAATCCCACCACTCTTAGCCCTCTCTTGCTCAGATACCTACATCAGTGAGATCTTGCTGTTTAGTCTGTGTGGCTTCATTGAATTCAGCACCATTCTTATCATCTTCATCTCCTATGCTTTCATACTCATCGCAATCATCAGAATGCGCTCAGCAGAAGGCCGCCTTAAGGCTTTCTCCACCTGTGGGTCTCACCTCACTGGCGTCACCCTCTTTTATGGCACAGTCATGTTTATGTACCTGAGGCCAACATCCAGCTACTCCCTGGACCAAGACAAGTGGGCCTCTGTGTTCTACACTATTATCATCCCCATGTTGAATCCCTTGATCTACAGTTTACGGAACAAGGATGTGAAAGCTGCTTTCAAAAAACTAAttggaaaaaaacctcaagaatAA